Proteins from a genomic interval of Capsicum annuum cultivar UCD-10X-F1 chromosome 4, UCD10Xv1.1, whole genome shotgun sequence:
- the LOC107867908 gene encoding uncharacterized protein LOC107867908, which yields MLDFNIGCNTIGYNMRIGFMVNDAFGIGDGMESERNLEDPNEEARGFYQNSEEATHPLCEGSLHSALSVAVRLMSIKSDWNVAQAAMDSMVSLLGKLVNPELNIPQNFYQAKKLVSKLGLSYSRIDCCINGCMLFYKNDAELENCKFYGHARYKRTPGGKMVSIKAMHYLPLIPRLKRLYASMSSTPHMKWHHENKRPPGVLSHPLDGEAWKHFDRTYPDFVSELRNVRLGLCADGFTPFSNSGTPYSCWPIFITPYNLPSEMCMTCPYIFLSCIIPSPRNPKSLIDVYLQPLIDDNYNYGMKV from the coding sequence ATGCTAGATTTCAACATAGGGTGCAACACGATAGGGTACAACATGAGGATAGGATTCATGGTCAATGATGCTTTTGGTATTGGGGATGGGATGGAATCCGAACGGAATTTAGAAGATCCCAATGAAGAAGCAAGAGGTTTCTATCAAAACTCAGAAGAGGCTACTCACCCATTATGTGAAGGGAGTTTGCATTCTGCTTTATCTGTTGCAGTTAGATTAATGAGTATCAAATCTGATTGGAATGTTGCTCAAGCTGCTATGGACTCTATGGTCAGTCTTTTGGGTAAACTAGTAAATCCAGAGTTGAACATACCTCAAAATTTTTATCAAGCAAAAAAATTGGTTTCCAAGTTGGGATTGTCATATAGTAGAATCGATTGTTGTATAAATGGTTGTATGTTGTTCTATAAGAATGATGCTGAATTAGAAAATTGTAAGTTTTATGGACATGCTCGTTATAAGCGAACTCCCGGTGGAAAGATGGTTTCTATTAAGGCGATGCactatttacctcttatacctaggctaaagaggttgtatgcttcgaTGAGTTCTACCCCACACATGAAATGGCACCATGAAAATAAAAGGCCACCAGGTGTCTTATCTCATCCATTAGATGGAGAAGCTTGGAAGCACTTCGATAGAACTTATCCTGATTTTGTTAGTGAACTAAGAAATGTTAGATTGGGGTTGTGTGCAGATGGTTTCACACCGTTCTCTAATTCTGGCACACCTTATTCTTGTTGGCCTATATTTATTACTCCATATAATCTTCCATCTGAAATGTGCATGACATGTCCTTACATATTTCTAAGTTGTATTATTCCAAGTCCCCGCAATCCAAAAAGTTTGATCGATGTATATCTCCAGCCATTGATAGATGATAACTACAATTATGGCATGAAGGTGTAG